The genomic window CAGCCTGTATAGAAGACACGTCAGGCGATCATCGCACCACCCCTTTCTAGGTCTTTGATATATGTGTATGTGAAGCCTGCACTAGAACCAGTAACTCACGGCGGTTTGCGTTACATAATCCACAGATTCAAAATGTACTGTACCTTGCAAAAGCTACAATGTATTGATATCAAGAAAATTGGCTATTTTATTCAAGCAATTGTATTTTACAAGTTCCCCACTCTTAGCGTAGAAGAAATTGAAGCCATGCTTGATTTCGATGAATTCAAAAATACTCGATTGTACAAAAGTATCTTAGCAAAGACAAGACCGGAAACAGAACTAGAAACAAAATTGAAATTAGTCCCAAAATGTATTCAGAGAGGTATGAGTATTCAAGAAATAGCAGAATTCTTAGAACTAGATGTTGAAACTATCAGGAAATCTCTGCAAGAGCAGTCTGAGTAAATAAATTTAACCAAACCTACATTTTTAGGTGATTTGGTGAATGTTATTCCCGACTTTTGTTATTTGCGATCGCTTGCCTGACTCATATGTTATGCTATATTAAACGTAGTCGTTATGAGTTCAGATAATTATTATGACTAATCAGACTGTAGAGAACTTAGTAATTATCGGTTCTGGGCCAGCAGGTTACACTGCGGCTATATATGCTGGACGAGCTAATTTAAAACCTGTGGTATTTGAAGGTTTCCAAGTTGGGGGATTACCTGGTGGTCAATTAATGACGACAACGGAAGTAGAGAATTTTCCGGGATTTCCCCAAGGGATAACGGGGCCGGAACTTATGGATAGGATGAAGGCGCAGGCGGAGCGTTGGGGGGCTGAGTTATATACTGAGGATGTGATTTCAGTTGATTTGAGTCAGCGTCCTTTTACTATCCGCTCAGAAGAAAGGGAAGTCAAGGCTCACACTATAATTATTGCCACTGGTGCGACAGCTAAACGTTTGGGTTTACCCAGTGAACATCAATTCTGGAGTCGGGGAATTTCTGCTTGTGCAATTTGCGATGGTGCTACGCCAATTTTCCACGGTGCAGAATTAGCGGTGGTTGGTGCTGGTGACTCGGCGGCGGAGGAGTCTATTTATTTAACTAAGTATGGCTCGAAAGTGAATTTGTTAGTGCGTTCTGATAAGATGCGGGCTTCTAAAGCCATGCAAGACCGACTGTTGAGTAATCCTAAAATCCAAGTGCATTGGAACACCGAGGCTGTAGATATATTCGGTAGCGGTCACATGGAAGGGATAACAGTCCGTAATAGAAAAACTGGGGAAGAAACCAAACTGTCAGCTAAGGGTTTATTCTACGCCATTGGTCACACGCCTAATACTGCTTTATTTAAAGGGCAATTGGAACTAGACGAAGTGGGTTACATTGTCACTAAACATGGTTCACCAGAAACTAGTGTAGAGGGTGTATTTGCTGCTGGTGACGTGCAAGACCATGAATATCGCCAAGCAATTACGGCGGCTGGTAGTGGCTGTGCGGCGGCGTTGTTGGCGGAACGTTGGTTGTCTGCTAATGCTTTGATTCACGAGTTCCATCAACAGCTGACTATTAATAATGAGTTAGAACCTCAGCCAACTGCTCAGAAAACTGAAGCCGAACAAGCGGCGGAGTTTGATTTAGCTGTAACTCGCCATGAGGGGGGTTATGCTCTAAGGAAATTATTCCACGAAAGCGATCGCCTACTCGTTGTCAAATACGTCTCCCCTGGTTGTGGCCCTTGTCACACCCTCAAGCCGATTTTAAATAAAGTAGTGGTCGAATTTGAAAGTAAAATCCACTTTGTAGAAATCGACATCGACAAAGACCGCGAAATTGCCGAAAATGCCGGCGTAACAGGAACACCAACAATACAGTTTTTCAAAAATCAAGAACTATTAAAGGAAATCAAAGGCGTTAAGCAAAAAAGTGAGTATCGCCAATTGATTGAAACTAATCTTTGATTAGGGCTTGCTTCCAACAGTCGTCATTGAACCCCACCCCCAGCCCCTCCCCGTTCACGGGGAGGGGAGACAAAGCGTAGCTATGGCGGGGTGGGGTTCTTCGGGTTTCATCAGCTGACTTGATTATTCCCTTGTCCCCTGCCCATCTTGACTATCTCCTGGTGAAATCTGACTATTAGATACACTCCGCATTCTATTCATTTGAGTAAGAGCGTATCTTGCTGTAGCCTGGACTTCAGCATCAGGGTCATCAAGGGCATGGTTTAACATTTGGCTCATTTGTCCCATCATGTCATACACACGGGTTAAGTCACGGATGGCATTTTGCCTGACTTTTGGACTGTCATCTTGCATGGAGACGGCTAAAGCCCGGTTGATGGGTTTGAGTGTGCGGATGTTAATTTCTGACAAAGAAGCCAAAATTAAACTGCGTTGTTGAGAATCAGCATCAATCAACAGGTTTACCAATGGCTGAATTGCTCGTGAATCGCCTTGCTGACCTAAATCCCAGATAGCTTTGTGTCGCTTGCTGGGGTCGGTACTACGTAAATCTCTAATTAATTCATCAACAATGCTGAGTTTGGTTATACGAGAAGTGGTTTCTACAGGCATTTCTGTTGTAGAAGAAATTGATGCGCTGGCTGTAGGTGAATTTGTGAATTGAACTGTATTTTCTTGGTTAACCGATGTTTTTTCAACTTCTTGTAAAGTCAGTGGAACTTTATTTTCTTGAGCTGGACTTAAAGCTCTTATCCCTGAGTTTTCAGGTAATTTTTCTGCTTGGTTTTGCTCATACAATCTCAGTAAGAACAGGATAGCCCCAATACTTCCTAAAGTTCCTAAAACCAATATTAACCACCAAATCAAATTGCTTTGGTCGGACTGGGGTTTGGTAGTGGATGGGATGGTTGAATTGGCGGTTTCAGTCCGAGGAGAAATCGCTAGTTGACTTTTTTTGGCTGCAAATGCTGCTTGCAGAGTCTTTTGGGTTGTCAGGTCTGCAAAACCATCTACCCTTTTTAAACCCTTGGCTGTCTGGAATTGAACTACAGCACTTTTTGTACTTTGACCGTATTTCCCATCTATCAGGTCATCATAGTACCCTAACTCCTTTAATTGAGTTTGCAGTGTTCGCACATCTGACCCTTGACTACCTGGTGTGAGAACAACCGGCTTAGTGGGTCTAGTAGAACTGACTTGTGCCAGATACCAGACTTTAGGTGTGGTTGCGCTGGCGGGATTTAAGTAAAAACCCAGGCAAGAAAAATAGGTGATGATTAAAATTGAGGAGCGGTATAGCCTCATATTAAGTTCAAAATTGCAGCATGAAAGTTCTAGGGAAGTGATAAAATCTGTCTAAATATTAACTTTTATATGGCAAATAAAGTTTGATTTTCTGTAAGAGTTATGTAAATTATCTTACCTTAACTAATTATTGATTTCTATATTTTTTCTGTTTTAACAATAGATCGTTTATACCACAATCAGGTTGAGATAAAACCATCAAATCAAGCTTGGGGCTACTGTTAATTGAAATATGGTGGTTCATACCAACAGAACTTGTAGCACCTGGAGGGATATGAGAATCTAGGTGAACATCATCCAAAATAGAATTAAGGCAGTGTTTCCGATTCAGATTTTCTTACAGATACAGTTACAGTATTTAACTGCTTTGTAGATGCTTCTGCAAGTTGTGTTTGCTGTGTATTAGCTGTTTCTCCCACCACGAGAGTTTTATTTTGCCCTCCCAAGTTATCACGCTGATTGATGAGGTAGATGCTAATTAAAGTGAGAAATACTCCTACCCACTGTAATGTACTGAGGACTTCTGAGAGTAAGAGATGACCAAATAGGAGCGCAAAGACTGGTGTGAGAAAAGTTAGGGAACTCAGACTGGTGAGGCTACCACTAGAAGCAAAGTAGAAAAATAAAGCATAGGCGATCGCACTACCAAAAACAGTAGCATAACCCAAAGCCAACCAATCAGCAGTCACAAGACTTTGCCATTGCTGAGATTCTACAACCGATGAAACGCTCCATAATGGCAAACCTCCTAAAATCATATGCCAGCCAGTAGCTGTCACTGGGTCAGTATACTTGGTCACATATCTAATTAAGACTGTTCCGACAGCCATAGACAAAGCTGCTAACAGCATCAGCCATTCACCACTAGCAAAAAGGTTTTGCCAGTTGCCTATTGTGACCTCTGAAGCCGTCCCAAATATACTGAAAATCCACTCATCGGGTAAGCCAATTAAACTAATACCCATGACTCCCAAGCTTA from Nostoc sp. UHCC 0870 includes these protein-coding regions:
- the trxB gene encoding thioredoxin-disulfide reductase; translation: MTNQTVENLVIIGSGPAGYTAAIYAGRANLKPVVFEGFQVGGLPGGQLMTTTEVENFPGFPQGITGPELMDRMKAQAERWGAELYTEDVISVDLSQRPFTIRSEEREVKAHTIIIATGATAKRLGLPSEHQFWSRGISACAICDGATPIFHGAELAVVGAGDSAAEESIYLTKYGSKVNLLVRSDKMRASKAMQDRLLSNPKIQVHWNTEAVDIFGSGHMEGITVRNRKTGEETKLSAKGLFYAIGHTPNTALFKGQLELDEVGYIVTKHGSPETSVEGVFAAGDVQDHEYRQAITAAGSGCAAALLAERWLSANALIHEFHQQLTINNELEPQPTAQKTEAEQAAEFDLAVTRHEGGYALRKLFHESDRLLVVKYVSPGCGPCHTLKPILNKVVVEFESKIHFVEIDIDKDREIAENAGVTGTPTIQFFKNQELLKEIKGVKQKSEYRQLIETNL
- a CDS encoding peptidoglycan-binding protein codes for the protein MRLYRSSILIITYFSCLGFYLNPASATTPKVWYLAQVSSTRPTKPVVLTPGSQGSDVRTLQTQLKELGYYDDLIDGKYGQSTKSAVVQFQTAKGLKRVDGFADLTTQKTLQAAFAAKKSQLAISPRTETANSTIPSTTKPQSDQSNLIWWLILVLGTLGSIGAILFLLRLYEQNQAEKLPENSGIRALSPAQENKVPLTLQEVEKTSVNQENTVQFTNSPTASASISSTTEMPVETTSRITKLSIVDELIRDLRSTDPSKRHKAIWDLGQQGDSRAIQPLVNLLIDADSQQRSLILASLSEINIRTLKPINRALAVSMQDDSPKVRQNAIRDLTRVYDMMGQMSQMLNHALDDPDAEVQATARYALTQMNRMRSVSNSQISPGDSQDGQGTRE
- a CDS encoding DMT family transporter — translated: MQLKLSASKLPFAPLLLIAPFFLWGTAMVAMKGVIPHTTPLFMAGLRLLPAGVLILIVAALMGRPQPTGWKAWLWIGLFGVVDGTLFQGFLAEGLVRTSAGLGSVMIDSQPLAVALLSLWLFQERIGLWGWLGLSLGVMGISLIGLPDEWIFSIFGTASEVTIGNWQNLFASGEWLMLLAALSMAVGTVLIRYVTKYTDPVTATGWHMILGGLPLWSVSSVVESQQWQSLVTADWLALGYATVFGSAIAYALFFYFASSGSLTSLSSLTFLTPVFALLFGHLLLSEVLSTLQWVGVFLTLISIYLINQRDNLGGQNKTLVVGETANTQQTQLAEASTKQLNTVTVSVRKSESETLP